The DNA window tttatttttatgtggaGAGCAATAATATTTGttacataattattttttaaaaacaaacaacgtaGCATGTACATACTTCCTATAATCCATAATCCATAAATCCCATCAACCTGAAAGGATATGAGGGAGCATTTTTTATTACTATATTATGCagtttaactcactggctgacaTAAACAGCCATAGACGTCCTATACGTTTGAACAAATGGCTTGGGCGCCTACTACTTATAAACTATTGACGAATTCGTTTAAATTCGCAGCAGAAGAATGAAAATATACACGATTGgaatgacatagtatatcagCCTCAATGGCTGTAAAAGAGTTAACATTATTCTCACGTATTCTGTGGGTTTTCAATGCCATCTAGAGCACAAGTTAATAACTGCTACCCTAGTCTTACTGCCATGGATCATAatatattaaacaataaataataaatttggCAATCAAAGTTTCCACATTTTCCATCTTCATTTCCACTGTTGAGTGAAACACATCAATACAACACATAaataaaagagagaaaaatgatAGATGATAAGATTTGTCCTAATAATAACATTGTTTGCGAGTTCATCTATTCACACACATTTATCTTTATACTGTTACTGGAATGCAAAGCACACAGTATCTAAACAATATAATGTGAGACATAATCAAACACATACTATATATTAAAGTCAACTAAAATAGACACCCGGTGGTGATACGGTTTTTCTGCCTGACCTCAGGGCATGCAGTCTtggctcgattcccacttggtggcggtGTTATTGTAGTTGTCCATTTTCTTCTGCCCGGCCCAGTGGCTGGCATCAATTTAGGTGTCCCCCCCAAAGGTGCCTGTGGTTggctggataggctccaggacccccaaCGATCCATGTGTGGATACGCGGAATGGAAGATTAATTAACTAATATAAAATTATATGTCATGCATCAAACCCTCAAGTGGCACATTAAAATTTTGTATCTTATAACAACAGGCAGATTACCATTCTCTGTGTCTAAGCAGCAAAACAGGACAGATAAAAAATGACTCTTgtcccttttttcttttgtaaattttaATTAACACAGTAGCACATGTACCAAGAACATCATTGCTTACACAAAATGGGTAGATCTCCATCATTACCAGTAGTCTACTGAACATTTAATTGAGTTGTTTTACCAATAAATCACATAGAATACGCGCAAACATAGTGTTACATTAGCTCCATTATAACAAATCTTCTAAATATTATCTTTTTAAACTATTCATTTATCTGCCATTGCACTTTTTCCCACTTTCAAGCAAATTCCCCAATCATGCAATAAGACGCCTCTGCATTTTTTAGTCTATTACAACAGTGAAGTCACACACaacaatctaaatatcataACTACCTTAAAAAGATTTTAAAGGTTACAACACAGAACACATATGTATTATAAATTAACAAACATTGCCtatttcagttttaatgtcagCAAACAAATACTAAGTCAATGTTTACAGGATATACTGCTGTGTTTTATGGCCGGGCCGTGTTTAATTATTTACTGCAGAGGGTTCAAGTCACAACCGAGTCTATTAACAAGAGCCTAGCAGCCTCGTCTGGGTTTTTTTCAGTCTAATTCATACAACTCTGATACCTGGATGAGTTAAGACCTGGACATTATCATTGAGTTTCATTGACAGTTACACGAGGGAGGATATTAACATGTCTACGATGCACAGGGAGCAGCTACATCGATCAACCTTGGGGATTTATTCAGTAAGTGAAAAAATATGTGGTACTTTTAGCAGGAAAGCagttcaatttgaaaaatacgAGTTATGTAATTCTGCATTGTACTAATATCGTATCTGTGATTTGTAATGAACAAATCCGGAGCACAAAAATAATTTGCTTTTAACGTGTCTTGTTTTACTAACAGAGCTTGATGGATGAGTTCAACCCCGGCCTGCAAAATCTTGTATCACTGGGGCATAGTTATGCCCGAGCTTTCCAAGGTGAGACAGAGGCAAAATAGAATAAAtgtgagagaggaaaaaaataataatgagaaaCATTTATTTCCCATGTCCTTTTGTGTGCCATTCACACACCTTTGTGTATTAGTGCCGTAAACTAAACAAACGTAAAACGTCAGCCGGCTGTTTTATGAAACCTCATTccaaagtccaattttgtaggGAGGACTATTGTAGTGTTTGTTGATGCAGGTTTGTATCCAAGGAAAGCAGAAATttgcattgtttattttaatttagatTGGAGGGTTGTTGCATTTAGaaggtatgatatttttcagtaTACATAAAGTGTTgacatattattgttgttttataaaGAAATGTGACCAGGTTTTTATTTAGTAAGTTATCATTTAAAAAGGCTTTCTGCCATCAATGTCCTAACATGTTAAAATTTAAATCTGAACTTAATTTAGGGCCAAACAGAGGCACTTTAAATGGTCGCATTTAACATTAGTGTAATGCGTTTGGTTTATTCTCAAAACTGTCACATCCAATAATGCAAGAGGGTGTGTATGTTCATGATATCATATCTATCTAGTTTTACTTCCCTTTTTtataatatttccttttttttctacttgaGATAGACAGCTGTAAATCTGTCTAAATGAGAAAATACAATGTTCAGTGGACGCCAAGAGATTTCAACATGTTGGTGTCTGTAAGTAAGGCTATGCGAACCAAATGTAGAGTTTATTATTCCATGTATCGATTGATTAATCCGTCTGTGGTCTACGGTATGAAGTGTGGTACCTGCTTTCAGCCAagattttctttactttttataaaaataagtatAGTATTGTGCGATACAATTTTTTGGCTCCCAATATTGATTCTGATATCCAGCTGTGTGGAATCGACCGATGCTAATACTTTACCAATACCACATTTTATTAACAAACATACTTTCTTTTCTGTTCATACTAAACTAGTGCATACTCACTTTGCTGGAAAGTAATTGTTATCATGGCTTAGTAAGAAAAGCCTTAAGTTATTCTTTGCCAATGGTGGCACTAGCCACCATCCAATCAAGTTGAAGTTAATTGATGTCTACTGGTGATAAAGTATTTGATGAAAGGGTGCGTCTTGCCCACGGTAAGTACAAATGTTATTTTCAACcttattggctgcctttgacagtgctagacaatccatttcatttgaagtgggagggtgtcAGGGTAATTCAGGAAATACACAAAAACATCTAGTAAGAAAATAAACGCAGGAGATgaatgtagtttttttcccttgtaGTCTCAAAACAGATGTGCAGCTACAGGATTCTGTGAGCTCTCTCCTAGTCAATACATTTATATTGAGGACATAGAACATATAGAACACAGTTTTCGAAGCCCAAAACAAGAAAGACTGCCTTGGTAGAATCTTTCTAATCTATTGATAACCTAGTATATATGAGGAACATGTGAGTtggttaatttattaaaaaaaatgaatgaacaatgacCCAACAATGGATAAACAAatgcttcaaatggatttgaggtcaactagtgatttaaaaaaaaatactcatccGTGCATAGTACTCTCTTGCTATTATGGCTTGGTCACACACTGCTTaattcatagacgtccaaaatGATAATCTCTTTGAAATTCATtgcagaaggatgattggacacgcATAGCTctcggccatcttgggtagggcgatcattggttggttttgttcatttgcccctccaagtcaaaatgaattggacatctagtgcgataaatagcagccaatgggtcaaaaaagaaattggaaaacCTTTCATTCCATCAAACATTTGCTCCTTTAATATCACTAAACTTTGAATGTATccatctccttatgccctgtgattggctggaaacgAATTCAGGCTGTTCCCCACCTGctgggctgggataggcaccagcataCCAACGACCCTAGAGGggataagcggaatggaaaatggATGAACTTTTACCGCATTGCAATTACTAGATGCATGTAAATCAACAATGTTGTTGTGTTTAATTTCTCTACTTTCTGACTTTTGCCTATGCCAGAAAATGTAacttatcatgttttttttgtttttttgttttttagctcTGGCTGTTAAAAGCGAGGCTTACTTCACTGCACTTTCCCAGATGGGCGAGCAGGCTTTCCACAGCCTCTCCTCACGTTCAATAGGTAAAGTGGAAGCTTATTGCAAACTTCAGTTCAATAGGCTTCACTGGTGAAACCTGGTAAAGTCTAAAGAttatgtgtatattttattgAGCATAGATTTCAAAAGAGCATAGGTAGCCAAGAGATAGTAAATGATATGCTAGTCACTGGGTACAATTGACCCCAATTTCATACTTTCGTCTACAATGGTTTTATAAACAAACCTTTTGACATGAGTGTATCCATGACAACAGAAGTCAACATTTGAGTATGTTTATCATTTATCTAGGAGTGTAGGGTATCAGATGCTCGCATGAGGTCATGTATAATAGATAATGGCAGGCagtaaacatatatataaataaatacattaaaatatatagtatattatatatatatatataaatatatatatatatatatatatatatacatatataacatatatatatatatatatatatatatatatatattataatataaaaaattatGACATAAAAAACATTACTTTAAATCACTGCTTCTATAATAGTGGGGCAGGCCCCCCTACGGCGCCGCAAAATGATGGCTGGGAGCTTTTGACTTAAgaaacatactttttgccaCACTAGAATATAAAGTGTCATTCCACATTCACTCGGTGGATAGCAGTGGCTTAGAATTTTCTATAAAACTACTGTTTTTTAGTTGCGGGGGCATTTAATTTTTCTATTGGGGGGGCGCAACAGAAAAGCATTGCGAAACACTGCTTTAAGTTGATGGCTGCAGTCTCTGAACAACCGGAACTATAACCATCAACCATCAACTATTAGtgattaggtcagtgtgaaaaattaaattctggAATGATCTTTGGGGTATATTTGATTCCTTTTGAAAATACTTTAATGAGAACGACTTCATATTGTTAAtttaggcgacatagttttaaatgttcATATGGTGCATTGAGATGTATtttatgcaaaaagtgtgccacagctcaGAAAGGGTTGGGAAACATTGCTGTACTGTACTATTGCACTGCACTGCACTATACTACACTGTACTTCACCAGTcctcaaacaaataaataaaatataataataataataataacaataataataatagtaatattaacattaataataataataataaaagttaaatgttattcctttgTTTTCTAATTTGCTACTCTACTCATCTGTACTCATCTGCAAGGAGATGTTTTGATTCAGATTGCTGAGAGCCAAAAGAAACTTACCTTGGAGCTTGAGGAAATGGTAAGTTCgaagtttatttatatatatatatatatatatggatctTGAGAGATTACACACGAGAGTTTACCTgcactgtgtatgtatatgtaacaGTTCCACTGGTTCACTGAAGATATTCTTCAGGAGATGGATGGTAATATTCGGCTAGACAAAGACTACATATCAGTGAGTGAAAGATGTTTAAATAATATATTGAGAAGTCTCTTTTTGTTTTGGGATAGTGATTCAATTGATATgtttggttgattttttttgtctcacagGGTAGTAGAAAAAAGTATGAGATGAGTGTCCATGGAGCAGCAATGGACAGACGGCTAGATCGTCATGCTAACCAGGTTTGTAACCCGTTCAACACCATATGATGTGTTTAGAATGTGTTTATCgtctacagaaaaaaataaaattgtgatttttctgGCCGATATTTTGAAAAAGTCCGATTTACAGACATGACGTGGGATTACATCATAGCATCAAAACATTATAAGTGTGATACCGTTCTTTTAACTCCTTGCctcccattgatggcaatattccaatccattttcacttgGATGGTTGGCAATGATTCAGGTATAGGTATTCCGGCTTCCTTCCagatcccccaaaaaatgcacaccaggctggttgaacactctaaatcaggggtcgggaaccttttttgacgaagagagccacacacaattcatattttcaaatgttattccttgtgagccgtactacaaatttaaaagtcaaaatacatacatgtaaacgagtgccttttcaattttttgggggtaatttcaccacttttaaagtggaaaaaactgaatattttttaaaagattcttatgctgttgctaatcaatgagagggtgcattccagaagagtctactgcaaaaaaatgaagattaaagcaaaaaaagaagaagattaaagcagttctaaatgtaatatctcagttctatcaacagcgatttccatattttagctcacaggttagcaaagagccagatgcacccatcaaaagagccacatgtggctcccgagccataggttccctacccctgttctaaattGACCcctgggtgtgagcgtgaatccgtctccttgtgcccatagttggctgggataggctccagtaccccccacgacccatgtcaggataagcggtacggaaaatgaatgaataattcattAAATGTCTTCCAATGTTTTGGTCTGGGTGCAAGAGGAATACATTATTTACACTATCAACTATGCCCACACTCAGGATGGTGCTGAGGATTTACAGTTCCTTCGGGAAAGTCATAGTGAAGCTCTAAAAGAGGAAGAGAGAAGGTATCGctttctggctgaaaaacaCTGTGGTCTCATCCAGTCCATTTCCCACCTCATGAATAAGGTACACATTTTCCTTACTGTATTTCATGGCTTGTACTTTGGGGTTATTGACAGCTGGTACAGAATGACTTGAGAAAATCATGTAACTCATTACAGTAATGATCAGGAAGACTATAACAGGGACACGCTAGAAAGAGAATTCTCAATCATGACTAATGATTGTGTCAGCTACTATTAGTCTTTGTGAGGGAAATGTTACTATTTTATAATGAGGGTCAAGAACAGAACAAGGGATTAGAAGATAATAAAGATTCAGCATCTTTAGCCCGGATGGAGCAAAGGCTGCCTGTTTCGACTTCCTCCTCTTTCTTTCATCTATTCACAGCCAGTCAAACGGATGACGAAACCTGACGTATTGGAAACgtctacaccaagggtgtcagactcgcgttggttcgcgggccgctttgacgtcaacttgatttcacgtgggccggaccattttagatataatatttagattttttttataacgggattaaaagaactggattaaaagccctgaatattattttttatagatctaaaacaatgtttattttagctttttaaaaatatttttagattttacaaaatgatttttgaactaaaaacacagacaaaattgattaaaaaattacaattattgatttaaaagggggaaaatcagaaaacttaatatacatctatactcttcattttaatttgatcctaaaatagaaagtcggcactcatgatttactttcccgggccacacaaaatgatgcggcgggccagatttgacatGTGGTAGACATGTTGtctaccgtgtgcggtcgattggtcgccggtcttttggtcgcggtcttttggtcgcccggaccgcgacaacgggcgaccaaaggaccggtgaccaaaagaccgacgaccaaaagaccggcgacaaaacaaggtaaaacaacacggtctacccatcaataaaagccaacaatggccacgagcagttttactgagccgacgtgtgagtgtataagagtttgtatgtacatgcgttgtctctttaagaagctacgtcagtcagggtcttaacaagttctccaacaaaaaacaataaaagtccgggaaatttggagcttttctttagcctaataattactagggcattaagtatgactaaatagtaattcacagtttgtatttagggaatttgagcaacaatttaaatggtaatcatcaataaccttccgggtgaccaaaagaccggcgaccaaaagatcggcgaccaaaagaccggcgaccaatcgaccgtgtaccgtggtCTACACCCTGTGTACCCAACAGGGAACTAACCACATTTATATTTCCTTGTgaactaatgaaaaaaatcaatttattcaCAGTTACTGCATTGACTGACAAAGATAGACGTCCAGTTTATCAAAACTgagaggaatgaatgaatgaatgaatgaatgaatgaatgaatgaatgaatgaatgaatgaatgaatgaatgaatgaatgaatgaatgaatgaatgaatgaatgaatgaatgaatgaatgaatgaatgaatgaatgaatgaatgaatgaatgaatgaatgaatgaatgaatgaatgaatgaatgaatgaatgaatgaatgaatgaatgaatgaatgaatgaatgaatgaatgaatgaatgaatgaatgaatgaatgaatgaatgaatgaatgttgagtccaggtggcccggtggcgcgagtggttagttaattaacaaggaagtgacctaaaataaaTTGCAGATGTTCATTCGcaactcccagtcaaaattaattggatgtcGGGCAATTTGTTATcaatgaaaatgcaaaaacaacctTCATTACAATCAAGATTAGTATCAAATCAAATTTACCCCATGCCAACATGTTTCTGGTGACCTGCAATAGTCAAAAAGCAAATCAATAACTGAGTATCGGTACTTTAGTAATCATATATCATTTTGGTATCAAAACGTTCCCATACTTCTGACAACCGTATTAGAAGCAAGCACGAACTGttttacttttcttttgtttgaaagagttcctttgtagccaggcgaaGTATAATTATATCTCCAAGTCAAATAATCTGCTCATGCTTCAAAGGGCAAAGATAATAAACTAGCTGTAATTGCCCTCTTCCCAGGTTGGTGAGGCGATGTTTTACAAAGCTATAGTACTTGTCAACTCTGTTGACACTAGTGTTCTTCATACAACGGTGTACGTCCACTATTCTCATACTggtgttgtgtgtgttgtgtggtaGAATGGGGGTTCCCTCCAAATCAAGGCTGACTGCTGGAAAGAGGAGATAAACGCCACAAGGGGATCGTATGCCATACAGCCTACCCTGGATAGTCCCGTGAGTTCATTACAAAATTGATGCAAGTCAGCTTCAAAGAATTTATCAAACAAGGACATAATGTTTCAGACGTGATTCTGTTTCTTAGAATAGATTTGAAGACAGCCTTATCAAATCTGTATGGATTTGTATCTCATTACACTGTTAAAAGAGAAGTAGTGCAATGGATGTTTTTACTGCCAGAGTGCCATCTGGTGGAATGAGATGTCTTAGCCTGCAGCAGGTGTGGCATGATGATATTCTCTGACGGCATGGTTtgataaaaacaaaaggaatCTTGCCAGATTTTGAATTTGTTCTGAAATGAGCATTTTTCAGGAAATgtgatgctttgaattttgttgttgttggttatGCAGGCACAAACCAGGCAAGAGAACAGGAAGAAAAGAGAAGAGCAGCCTCTTGGAAAAATACCATCAAGACGTATGAACATTTGAGGAAGTTATAAttctttaatgaaatttatacATGCTAAGATATCCAAATATTAATTCTTCTTCTGTCTCTTCAAAAGTTCCACAAACTATTGTtgttaaataattttctttcatttaaccATCAAAATGACAAATAGCTTTTTGAAAGGGGAACAAAAAAATTCTTCTaaatgtggaaaatgaatggaaaatgttAATGCTCCATGTTGACAGCTCCAGGATATTAACTGTAATATTTGCTATGATGCTTCAATAGATACGTATCACTAGTGTTCTTGATTTCTTTCTCTGTCTAGCTCCGTCTCCCCAAGGAAGCATCTATCGCTCTGCGGCTGAATCGTCAGGTGGTTTAGGAAGAACTACGAGGGCCCGTGTGGCTCATCAACCCGATGGCTCCAATCAAACTTTGTTGCACTTTGCCAGGGGAGAAATGATCACTGTACTAGTCCAGCAGACAAAAAACGGATGGTTATATGGTCATATAGCTGGAAACAATTCACGGTGAGTACAAGTATGTCAAGAAATGTGTGCGGAATGCCAAGGCACTCGGGCACACCAGGCGAGAAAGATGCTTTTCTGATTTTCACTCGGATCGTTAAAATTTGCTTGCCTAATTTCACAGACTTTCTCTCATGACAATGCTCATATCATAAATATCTCATAAGTTGGGGTgcatgcaatgttccctctaagctgcgcgctactctcgtcttctctgcgcacagcaaatcatatggagcgcacaaaataaaatcccaattttttatttttttatttttttttagctgaggccgacgcgcaaaccactcatccgccagggcgcccattcatagatattaatcattacattttattattactaaatcatatATGTGTAggagacatacacctgcttatggcaggtgtgatactggtgtgtgcccatagcgagcaatgatgatgttgctcacaccggtactcagtgtgctcagggtggttgtctttctgcccagacaaacaaaaaattagagggaacattgggtgcATGAGCTTCGATTGTATTCGTAGATCTTTTTGCCTAATTTGATCCTATTTCAAAACTCTTTGAGTGATCAAATCACAGTCAGttgtgtaaaaaatattttgaatcttATGTATTATGTAACAAGTCAGTTTTTACCAGCATCCGTCACAACATCAACACCAAAGTTTTTCCTCTAATGTCGATTTATTTTCAGTCAGGGATGGTTTCCGGCCGCCTATGTGGAAGAAGTGGATGACCTCCCTGTAAAAGCTAACTTGAGGTAAACAAGTAAACTACattgagatgaaaaaaatacaagttaaaTTCTGTAGTTTAAAAACAGCAACAGATTTTGTTGATCATTGCAATGTTTCCATTTAGAATTCATGTTATGTCCTCACCCTCCAGATAATTTCCGCTTCATTAGCCTCTGTCAAATGGGAATTActaccttttttaaataatttggatgTATCAAGTTTGATCTGTCCATATCAGTCAATTGCAATTTCACATGACTGGATATCACAATACATTCAGTGCTATAACTATTGTTCTTACTTAGAGTGAGCCCCCGTATCATCATTatcactgaaagagttaagagATCATTGTGCTGCTTTACCCCAGGCTGTCCCGATTGATATAGTAGACCAATATTCAGGGCTGGAATTAAtgacttaaaatatatttaggtGACCCAGCGCCTTCAGGAATGACCGATCTTAGATTAAACTTAGTTAATTTACTGTGGACACCCATCAAATGTTGACTTAATACTTTATTGAATTTGTGGTAACTGGAGGCACACTGTAGAAATCAAGCAATTTTGAGGGCACAGTCTCTAACTTCCAAATGAACAACCACTAACACACTATTGAACTGTAACTTGTGCCAATATTGGGACTGATAAGGCACTAAAATGTCATCATTGGTATGGGAGAGTTCTGACAAATAACATGCTTTGCAATATATTCTATTAAATATCTAGTTTCCAATTGATGGTCTACCTACTCATTATGGCTGCCATCTATGGCGCCATAAAAAGGAACAAACACTTGTCGCCCTTTCCATGATAATGATTGACATCCAATTTTCTAgcgtccaatcatccttttgtattaaatttaaataaattcattacgagtagacggccaatccattttaagcGGGATTGTGGCCCTCCCACTtctaatagattggacgtctagaacAATGGCACACTATGTGACCAAGCCATGATAGCAATTACTTTACCTTCAAATTGACATAATACAAATCACAACAGTATTAGAATATTCCGATAGCACATAGTGTCAGAATTGTTATCTGGTGCCAAATAATTGTATTGGTGCAGCACAAACCCTAACATGGTGAAACAGTACATTTAATCAAACATtctaagtatatatatatatatacatatatatatatatatatatatatatatatatatatatatatatatatatatatatatatatatatatatatatatttatgtgcatatgtatgaGTAGTTACAGGTtcagctaaacaaaaaaaatgtgacttatagtccagaaataaCTATTTTGCTTGTATTTTTAGTAATTCTGCTCTCCGGGGAAGAAGCAACAGTAGCGTGAGTAGCCGTATGGATGCACCAGGAACAAACACACCATCGCCCCCTCCACCGCCACCTCCACTTCTGCAGCGGCAGTCTTCAAATAAGTTCTCCCAAATGCAAACCGGCTCTTCCAACAAGACAACAGAGTCCAATCCAGAGAAAAAGGTATCACAATACACAATGCAATACAAAAATTATTATTACGGAGTCTAAGGAATTCATCTTGGATGACTTCACAcgcaaaatgtttttctttctctcgGTAGAAGGAAAGCAACGTCTTTTGCGTCTTTAATTCACTAATTAGAAAAACTAAGAAACATTTGTAATGGTCTAATAATAAAATACGttactaaattggatttttcatgggtggcccggtggggatGCGGTTAGTGcttcggtctcacagttctaatcgagggttcgatcccaggttggtcctcactgtgtggagtttgcatgatcttccTGGGCTTCCgtggttggacactcttaattgcctaTAAGTCACAtgggtcaaagtggcggcccgccgcatcattttgtgtggcccgggaaagtaaatcatgagtgccgactttctgttttacgataaaaattaaaatgaagagtatagatgtatattacatttcttgattttcccccttttaaatcaataattgtaattttttaatgacttttttaaatctaaaaatatatttaaaaaaaatctagaataaagattgttttagatctataaaaaactgaatattcagggcttttaatccagttcttttaatccatttattaaaaaaaatctaaatattatatctaaaatggtccggcccacatgaaatcgagttgacgttaacgcggcctgaaGACCCCTGGCCTAAGTTGTccgtctccgtgtgccctgcgattggctggccaccaattga is part of the Stigmatopora argus isolate UIUO_Sarg chromosome 14, RoL_Sarg_1.0, whole genome shotgun sequence genome and encodes:
- the LOC144088231 gene encoding BAR/IMD domain-containing adapter protein 2-like 2, producing MSTMHREQLHRSTLGIYSSLMDEFNPGLQNLVSLGHSYARAFQALAVKSEAYFTALSQMGEQAFHSLSSRSIGDVLIQIAESQKKLTLELEEMFHWFTEDILQEMDGNIRLDKDYISGSRKKYEMSVHGAAMDRRLDRHANQDGAEDLQFLRESHSEALKEEERRYRFLAEKHCGLIQSISHLMNKNGGSLQIKADCWKEEINATRGSYAIQPTLDSPAQTRQENRKKREEQPLGKIPSRPPSPQGSIYRSAAESSGGLGRTTRARVAHQPDGSNQTLLHFARGEMITVLVQQTKNGWLYGHIAGNNSRQGWFPAAYVEEVDDLPVKANLSNSALRGRSNSSVSSRMDAPGTNTPSPPPPPPPLLQRQSSNKFSQMQTGSSNKTTESNPEKKRSQPHASKPELFPRGTNPFATVKLKPTSTNDRSAPRLYR